Genomic window (Romeriopsis navalis LEGE 11480):
CAGCCAAACCCAAAATTTTCAAGCTTTTCATGAGTCTTTTCCTAAGATGTCGTCAGTTTTATTGATGGAGGAGCGTCTGCAAGAAATTACGTATCCTGCTGCTATAGGATAAGAGGCTCGACCAGATTTGCAAACCTTTTTTAAGTAATTTTTAGATTGTATACAGATTGATACAGAAACTATGGGTGTAAAGCCGATTCCGCCACGAAATCGCACCATCAACTCATAAATTTCTAACCTGCAAAGAAAATTGTTACTGCCAAGTCGATGCCGATCGCAGTTCGATCGGAATATCGCTATCTGGCTCAAACTCTAGCTGCGTTTCGCGCAGGCCAATGTAGCCCGACTCCATAAAAAACAGCAGCATCCGGTTGAGCGCATACCAAACTTCCATTTCGTATTCCCACTCACGATCGCGCACCGATCGCACGGCAATCGAACGCAATGCCCAAAAATAATTGTTCCGCACAACCGAACCGCCCTTCTTATAGGGCGGCACATCTTCGGCATGAATATAAAGAATCTCGTTATCGATCCGAACCCGCATGTTGATATCAATGCTCGCGCTGAATCGAGCAACTAGTTGAGTCGAACAACGATTCAGTTAATAACGCTGCCGCGGCCGCGCACTGCCTTGCGGTTCTCGAGGCTTCGCTTTATTCGCTTTTAGCTCACGTCCCATCCACTCCGCCCCGTTCAAGGCTTCAATAATATTCTCTTCATCCACCTCTGGACTCATATCAATAAATGCAAATCCACGGGGCTTACCCGTTTCACGATCCATTGGTAATTGCACTCGCTTCACCGTGCCATAGGCAGAAAACACCTCTGTAATGGCATCTACCGTCACGGCGTAGGATAGATTGCCTAAATAAATACCCATCTAGATTGGTCTCCAACATCCAGGAATTTAACATTCGACTCTTTAAGGTAACATGATCAAGCCTTAAGTCGCGTCTGCATCTAAATGGTGAACGGATTTTACCGGGCGAGGCTTTCAAGCGGGGACGGCTTCCCTTACAATTCTTAACTATTAGGCAAACTTGCTGAAATAAATCCTTTGGAGTTTAGGGTAAGGCGTTTAGATTGGTAGAGTGCGATATGGCCCAATGGGAAGCATGTTTGGTTTAACGCTGACCAGCCACAGTTATTTAGCTGGTGATACGAGATCATTTTGGGGGAAGTTATTGGATGCCTGCTCAATCAATCGCGCGTTACGGTGAATGGAAATCGCCGATCAGCTCTGATCTCATCGTGGCAGGTACCGTCGGTCTAGGGCAGATTTGCTTGGACACCGATCGCGTCTACTGGAGTGAATCTCGGCCCACTGAAGCAGGACGCAATGTGATCGTCAGTTGGCAACCCAACGGCACAACCCAAGAAATTAACCCGGCCCCCTTCAATGCTCGCACCCGCGTCCATGAATATGGCGGTGGGGCGTTCCAAGTGCAAAACGGCACTGTTTATTTCTCTAACTTTGCGGATCAACAGATTTATCAAGCCCAGACAGATAGCGCCCCAACAGCCCTCACGGCCCCTGGGAAACTGCGCTACACCAATGTTTGCTTCGATGCCCCCCGCGATCGCTTAATTGCCATTCGGGAAGACCACTCGAATGACGCCCAAGAAGCCGTTAACACCCTCGTTAGTATTGATTTGTCCGGCCAGCAGACAGTCTTAGCTGCAGGCCATGACTTTTTTGCCTCGCCGAGTCTGAATGCCGATGCCTCGAAGATCGCTTGGCTGACCTGGGATCACCCCAATATGCCCTGGGATGGCACAGAAGTTTGGGCCGCCGACATTCAAGCTGATGGCAGTTTGAGTCAGATCACCAAAGTTGCCGGTGGGCCGGAGGAATCAGTTTTCCAGCCACAGTGGGGACCCGACGGTCAACTTTACTTTGTGAGCGATCGCACCGATTGGTGGAACCTCTACCGCTGGGATGGTCAAGCCATTGAAGCAATTTGTCCCAAACCGGCAGAGTTTGGTTTACCACAGTGGGTATTTGATATGTCCACCTATGGGTTTGCCGACGCGCATACCCTGCTGTGCACCTACACCGAAGACACGGGTAAACTCGCCACCATTGACCTCAAGACCCTGAAATTAACCGAAGTCGCGATTCCCTACACCAGTATCAGCGGTCTCCAAGTCAGCAATGGCATTGCGGCATTCGTCGGCGGCTCGGCACTCCAACCGAGTGCGATCGTCCGACTCGATTTAGCCACGGGTAAAACGCAAGAACTGCGCCGGGCGACGGATCTAACCATTGATCCCGGCTACATGTCAAAGCCGCGGGTGGTAGAATTCCCGACGGAAAATGGCTTAACGGCCTACGGCCTATATTACGCACCAAATAACAAAGACTTTGCAGCACCGGATGATGAACGCCCACCACTACTGGTCAAAAGTCATGGTGGCCCAACGGCTTCCGCCTCCGGTGACTTTAATCTGAAAATTCAATATTGGACCAGTCGCGGGTTTGGCTTCCTCGATGTGGACTACGGCGGCAGCACCGGCTATGGTCGCGCTTACCGACAACGACTGAATGGCAACTGGGGCATCGTCGATGTCCAGGATTGCGTCAATGGGGCGAAATATTTGGTCAACCAGGATGAGGTGGATGGCGATCGCTTAGTCATCGCCGGGGGCAGTGCCGGGGGCTACACCACGCTGTGCGCTCTCACCTTCTACGACGTATTCAAAGCGGGTGCCAGCTACTATGGCGTCAGTGATTTGGAAGTTCTGGCGACGGACACCCACAAGTTTGAGTCTCGCTATATGGACAGCATGATTGGCCCATACCCGGAGCAAAAGCAGATTTACTTCGATCGTTCTCCCATTAATTTTGTTGATCAGCTTTCCTGTCCGGCGATCTTCTTCCAAGGCGACGAAGACAAAGTCGTGCCACCGAACCAGGCCGAAATGATGGTGGACATGCTAAATAAAAAAGGCTTACCTGTTGCCTACGTACTATACGAAGGTGAACAACACGGCTTCCGTAAAGCCGAGAATATCAAACGCACCCTGGACGGGGAATTTTATTTCTATTCCCAAGTTTTTGGCTTCCAACCCGCCGACAACATCGAGCCCGTTGAAATTAACAACTTAACGGCAAAAGTCTAATCAAGTCATAGTCTCATCAAGCTATTCCCTGTTTTCTTCACCCACATTTCCCTAATGACCGCCGCTGTATCCCTGCATCAAGTCCAGAAAAGTTTCAATAACGCGGCACCAGTCGTTAACGATCTCTCCTTCGATATTCAAGCCGGTGAAATGTTCGGTTTACTTGGCCCCAATGGTGCTGGTAAATCGACCACAATTCGGATGATTACCACCCTGACCCAACCCACGGGCGGGTTAATCCAGGTTGCAGGCTACGATGCCGTAAAACAAAAATCCAGCGTCAAACAACGAATCGGTGTGGTGCTCCAACAAACCAGCATCGATGGCGATATGAGCGTCTGGGAAAATATGGAGTTTCATGGTCGACTCCACCACATTCCGACAAAGCAGCGCCAAGAACGAATCGATCGCTGGCTGGATTACGTCGAGCTGACGGAAAAGCGTGACGACAAAGCCAAGACGCTTTCGGGCGGGATGAAACGCCGGTTACAGATTGCACGGGCCTTGCTCCACGAACCCGGAATTTTATTTCTGGATGAACCCACGGTCGGACTTGATCCCCAGACCCGTCGTCGCCTGTGGGAAATCATTCGGAACTTAAATAAGACCGAAGGTTTGACAATGCTATTGACAACGCATTATATGGATGAAGTGGAATATTTATGCGATCGTATCGGCATTATGGACAAAGGTAAGCTGATCGAACTCGGAACGTTAGCGGAATTGCGCCAAAATCACGGCGAAGGCTTAGTCGTAAAACAGAAGAGCGATGCCAAAAACGGTCAAGCGGAACAATGGGACTACAAGTTCTTTCCAACGCTTGATCAGGCAAATCAATTCCTCGATACGCAGTCGGAAAAAACTGGCATGATGACGCGCCCCTCCAACCTAGAGGATATTTTTGTCGAGCTAACTGGTCGGAATTTGGATTGAGTTGTGGGGTCAACGCAATCGCCATACGTCACTTAGCCATACATCACTTAGATTGTCGATAGCGGCGAGAACACGGTTAACCCTTTGGGCACACAGGTAAATTCGATCGGATTCGCTTCCAAAATTTCGCCATCAACCACCAACGTCTGAGGCGGATCGGTGGTGACTTTCAGCTGCGCCGTCCGCAAGCACACCAGATTACTATCTTCAAATTGTGACTTCACTAGGGCTGAAGCTAAAAGGGTTGCAGAGGTATTAATGTCCTGAAACAGGGTATTGGATACTGGAATCGTCACTTCGAGTAATCCATCGTCGGGAATCACTTCCCCAAACCCCTGGGCCATCACGGAAGTCGGCGGGGCGGAATTCGCAATCGTCACCGCACCCGTTTTAAACTCTAAAATCTCACCATCTAATTCAACCATGACATTGAAATCTTCCTGGGTGAAAAATTGCTGGGCAGCCGAAAAGACATAGGCGAGCGTCCCCAGGCGATTCTTCAACTCACGACTGGCATTATTCACCATCCCCGCTTCAAATCCCACACCCGCTAATAACACCATTGGCACATCATTGCAGTAGGCGGCATCGACCATCCGGGTATTCCCAGAGGCGATCGTTTCAGAAGCCCATTTCAGATCGGTAGGCAATCCCAACGCCACCGCAAAAGCATTAGCCGTCCCCCGTGGAATCACCCCTAGCGGAATCCCTGTATTAATTGTGGCCCCCGCAATCGCTGATACCGTACCGTCGCCACCACAGGCAATAATGCAACCCGGCTCCACTTCCGCTTTGAGCGACTGCATGGCCTCGATCGCTTCTCTCGCTTGCACCGCCGGTTCAATATCCGGTTGGGTGAAAATGGTGTGGAGATTCAGCTGGGGTTCCAGGATTTGACGAATCAGGGCCAAGTCACGATCGGGATTACCTTGCCCCGCAACCGGATTGAAAATCAGGTAGGCTTCGCGTCGCTTTGCGACTCCCTGAATCGATAATTCCGCCGTCGCAATATTGGTCGCCAAGGGAATTTCGTGCAGGTTGCAGACTCGCAGCAATGCCAGGTAATCGGCCTCATAGGGGTGCGGCTGGAGCGCATCCATCAGAAAGATCACGCCCATAACTTCACCGGTGACCACCCGCGCCGCCACTTGCACGATGCCCCCTTGGGCACGAGAAGCCAACCGCTCAATTTCTAGACCCGTTGCCGCCGCGATCGCCCCCCCTGTTTCATCAGTCGCAATCAGGTGATAGCGAGAGAGCGTAGCACGATACTTTTTCGCCAGGGCAACAATATCGTCTTGCTTACTGTCATGGGCAATCAGCGCCACACAAATTGACATGATTGATTTCCTTTGCTTACCCAAATTATTGCTGAGACCGATCACCGCACCAATCTGGTTCTAGCGTAACGCGGCGCGGCCTCACTGCCAGCTAGAGCGACAAACACCGATATCCACTACGAAGTGAGGCCCGATCGCCGCGACTTTCGCGCAAACACCCAGCGCAACATCGGCGGGGCCACAAAAGTCGTCGCAATCACCATCAACACGATCGCCACGTTGATCGCCCCAGACAAAGCGCCCGTCGCCGCACCTAACCCGGCAAATACCAACCCAACTTCGCCACGCGGCACCATGCCAGTCCCAATCGCCAAGCGATCAACAGGATCTTTGGTCACAAGGAAATATCCAGCGGCAACTTTACCGACGATCGCCACCACCGTCAGAAACAAGGCAATCACTAAACCCATCCGACTCTCCGGGTCAGCGAGGTTCATCACCGTCAAATCAGTTTTGGCGCCAATCGTGACAAAAAACACCGTCGCAAATAGGGCAACGAGCGGCTCACAGGCGGCTTCTAAACGCTTCGTTGCTGGTGTATCCCCGAGAATAATCCCCGCGGCAAAACACCCCAGGATATCCTCAAGGCCAATGGTGCGCGCCACCATCGACATCAATGACAAAAAGACGATTGCCCCGATCAGCAGGCTATAGCGGTTCTTGAGTTTGTCAAGAAAATTGATGTATCGCGGCCCAAATAACTTATTGAGCACGATCGCGCCAACCACAAACAATATGGCACTGAAAATAATGCCGACAATACTCCGAAGCTCCACCGATCCATTGTCCGCCACCCCAATCGCTACGGCCAAAATCGCAATGCCGAGGATATCGTCCAACACCGCCGCACCTAAAATGATTTGCCCTTCTTTGGTATTCAGTACCCCCATATCCTGCATGATGCGGGAAGTAATGCCAATGCTCGTCGCCGTTAATGCCGCCGCCGCAAACAGCGCCGGAATCGTGGGGAGGTGAAAGATCGCCGTCAACCCCCAAAAGCCTGCCACTAAAGGCAATAACACTCCAGCAAAAGCCACTGACGCCGCTTGGGGACCAACTTTAATTAGTTCCTTCAAATCGGCCTCTAAACCAATTTTGAACAGCAATACCCCGACCCCAATCGCGGCATATTCATCGACTAAAATCTTCACCGGCCCGGCAAAGATTGATTGGATCGTGGTGGTATCACTGGCGGAAATTAGCTGCACGATCGCCACCGCTGATTCAGCCACCGGCCCGCCATTGCCTAACATTAAAAAGTGCGCGCCCGAAACCCCGATCGCGAAACCGGCAACCAGTTCACCTAATACTTCTGGCAGGCCAATCCGCACGGCAATTTCACCAAAGAATTGGGCTGCGACAAAGATCATCACAGTCGTGAGCGTTACAGCGACAGCCAGCGCCTTCGCGTAGGTTTCGGCCTCCGCTCCAGCAGCAGTAGTCGCCAGCAAGGCAGAGGCAGAAGGCCATAGCCCCGGGATAAGATCATGGCCGATTAACGGCATTAGGCAGACAGTTGGTAAGAACATTTTCTCGCTCAATTATTGAAGACTTAAGCCATGCCACAGACCGGCAAAATCGTGCCATGGCAAAGGATCGCCGGGGCCATGGTTAGAGCATCCGCTTAGGTCGCATCCGCCCGATCGTGCGGCGTCAGTTGCAGATACAGCCCAGGCACGACCAGCAGCGCAATCAGCGTGGCGGACATGAGGCCACAGATAATTGCCATACAGAGAGGGAACCACTTGGAATCACTTAGGGCCAAAGGAATCAGACCAATGACAGTGGTGAGCGAGGTGGTGACGATCGGTCGAAGCCGATCACTCGCGCCCAACGCGGCGGCATGGCGCACATCAAAGCCCTCGCGGCGGCGTTCATTCATCGTATCCACCATGACAATGGCGTTATTGACCACAATTCCGGTGAGGGAAATGATTCCGATCGCGGCTGGAAAGGAGAACGGCAAATCCAACAAGACATAACCAAAAATCGTGCCAATCAACGCAAACGGAATTGTCAGAATAATGATCACCGGCTGAGTATAGGAGCCAAATTGCAACACCAACACCGCAAACACCAGAAAGATCGCCACAATCAGCATCTGTCCCGCCGAACCAAAAGTTTCACTGCTGGTATCGGCATCACCACCAAATCGATAGCTGTAGCCGCGTTGCCAACGGCGAGGATTATCCGCATCATTGGGATCAAACTGCATCGCCTCTAACTTCGGCATCAGCGCGGCTAAGATCCCGCTGTCAAAATAGCCCTGTCCCGGCATTACCTTGGCCAGCACCGTGACACTCCGCTGGGTATCGCGATGGGTGATCGACAACGGCACCGCACCCTGGACTGGC
Coding sequences:
- a CDS encoding RNA recognition motif domain-containing protein — encoded protein: MGIYLGNLSYAVTVDAITEVFSAYGTVKRVQLPMDRETGKPRGFAFIDMSPEVDEENIIEALNGAEWMGRELKANKAKPREPQGSARPRQRY
- a CDS encoding S9 family peptidase, which produces MPAQSIARYGEWKSPISSDLIVAGTVGLGQICLDTDRVYWSESRPTEAGRNVIVSWQPNGTTQEINPAPFNARTRVHEYGGGAFQVQNGTVYFSNFADQQIYQAQTDSAPTALTAPGKLRYTNVCFDAPRDRLIAIREDHSNDAQEAVNTLVSIDLSGQQTVLAAGHDFFASPSLNADASKIAWLTWDHPNMPWDGTEVWAADIQADGSLSQITKVAGGPEESVFQPQWGPDGQLYFVSDRTDWWNLYRWDGQAIEAICPKPAEFGLPQWVFDMSTYGFADAHTLLCTYTEDTGKLATIDLKTLKLTEVAIPYTSISGLQVSNGIAAFVGGSALQPSAIVRLDLATGKTQELRRATDLTIDPGYMSKPRVVEFPTENGLTAYGLYYAPNNKDFAAPDDERPPLLVKSHGGPTASASGDFNLKIQYWTSRGFGFLDVDYGGSTGYGRAYRQRLNGNWGIVDVQDCVNGAKYLVNQDEVDGDRLVIAGGSAGGYTTLCALTFYDVFKAGASYYGVSDLEVLATDTHKFESRYMDSMIGPYPEQKQIYFDRSPINFVDQLSCPAIFFQGDEDKVVPPNQAEMMVDMLNKKGLPVAYVLYEGEQHGFRKAENIKRTLDGEFYFYSQVFGFQPADNIEPVEINNLTAKV
- a CDS encoding ABC transporter ATP-binding protein; amino-acid sequence: MTAAVSLHQVQKSFNNAAPVVNDLSFDIQAGEMFGLLGPNGAGKSTTIRMITTLTQPTGGLIQVAGYDAVKQKSSVKQRIGVVLQQTSIDGDMSVWENMEFHGRLHHIPTKQRQERIDRWLDYVELTEKRDDKAKTLSGGMKRRLQIARALLHEPGILFLDEPTVGLDPQTRRRLWEIIRNLNKTEGLTMLLTTHYMDEVEYLCDRIGIMDKGKLIELGTLAELRQNHGEGLVVKQKSDAKNGQAEQWDYKFFPTLDQANQFLDTQSEKTGMMTRPSNLEDIFVELTGRNLD
- a CDS encoding methylglyoxal synthase encodes the protein MSICVALIAHDSKQDDIVALAKKYRATLSRYHLIATDETGGAIAAATGLEIERLASRAQGGIVQVAARVVTGEVMGVIFLMDALQPHPYEADYLALLRVCNLHEIPLATNIATAELSIQGVAKRREAYLIFNPVAGQGNPDRDLALIRQILEPQLNLHTIFTQPDIEPAVQAREAIEAMQSLKAEVEPGCIIACGGDGTVSAIAGATINTGIPLGVIPRGTANAFAVALGLPTDLKWASETIASGNTRMVDAAYCNDVPMVLLAGVGFEAGMVNNASRELKNRLGTLAYVFSAAQQFFTQEDFNVMVELDGEILEFKTGAVTIANSAPPTSVMAQGFGEVIPDDGLLEVTIPVSNTLFQDINTSATLLASALVKSQFEDSNLVCLRTAQLKVTTDPPQTLVVDGEILEANPIEFTCVPKGLTVFSPLSTI
- a CDS encoding cation:proton antiporter; this encodes MFLPTVCLMPLIGHDLIPGLWPSASALLATTAAGAEAETYAKALAVAVTLTTVMIFVAAQFFGEIAVRIGLPEVLGELVAGFAIGVSGAHFLMLGNGGPVAESAVAIVQLISASDTTTIQSIFAGPVKILVDEYAAIGVGVLLFKIGLEADLKELIKVGPQAASVAFAGVLLPLVAGFWGLTAIFHLPTIPALFAAAALTATSIGITSRIMQDMGVLNTKEGQIILGAAVLDDILGIAILAVAIGVADNGSVELRSIVGIIFSAILFVVGAIVLNKLFGPRYINFLDKLKNRYSLLIGAIVFLSLMSMVARTIGLEDILGCFAAGIILGDTPATKRLEAACEPLVALFATVFFVTIGAKTDLTVMNLADPESRMGLVIALFLTVVAIVGKVAAGYFLVTKDPVDRLAIGTGMVPRGEVGLVFAGLGAATGALSGAINVAIVLMVIATTFVAPPMLRWVFARKSRRSGLTS